In Macadamia integrifolia cultivar HAES 741 chromosome 12, SCU_Mint_v3, whole genome shotgun sequence, the following are encoded in one genomic region:
- the LOC122057462 gene encoding uncharacterized protein LOC122057462, whose translation MECGDMMAVTQVEEAYCDDLDPIVAYVELASKARVDALEGGSGRDRDSDQMVRVVDALDGLVGSARDEVEGGSGRDRDSDQMVRMVDALDVLVGSARDEVEAGSGRDRDSDPMVMVVDALDGLVGSARDEVKVIDVHGNVEDGSGGDRDNERVRAVNCGEVIAVVQVEVAYHDEVVTMDVHGKVEVGS comes from the exons ATGGAATGTGGTGATATGATGGCGGTGACGCAAGTGGAGGAGGCGTACTGTGATGATCTGGACCCGATAGTTGCCTACGTGGAGTTGGCGAGTAAGGCGAGG GTGGATGCCCTGGAGGGTGGCAGTGGCCGTGACCGTGACAGTGATCAGATGGTGAGGGTGGTGGATGCCCTGGATGGGTTGGTGGGGTCTGCccgtgatgaggtggagggtgGCAGTGGCCGTGACCGTGACAGCGATCAGATGGTGAGGATGGTGGATGCGCTGGATGTGTTGGTGGGGTCTGCCCGTGATGAGGTGGAGGCTGGCAGTGGCCGTGACCGTGACAGTGATccgatggtgatggtggtggatGCCCTGGATGGGTTGGTGGGGTCTGCCCGTGATGAGGTGAAGGTGATAGATGTCCATGGGAATGTGGAGGATGGCAGTGGCGGTGACCGTGACAATGAGAGGGTGAGGGCGGTAAATTGTGGTGAAGTGATTGCGGTGGTGCAAGTGGAGGTGGCGTACCATGATGAGGTGGTGACGATGGATGTCCATGGGAAGGTAGAGGTAGGCAGTTGA